Proteins encoded in a region of the Pseudomonas denitrificans (nom. rej.) genome:
- a CDS encoding sensor histidine kinase, with the protein MLTSFSLTQLILISASYLMVLFGVAWITERGFIPRRLVRHPLIYTLSLGVYASAWAFYGTVGLAYQYGYGFLAIYLGVSGAFLLAPVLLYPILRITRAYQLSSLADLFAFRFRSTWAGALTTLFMLIGVLPMLALQIQAVTDSISILTRESEPNRAALAFCALITLFAILFGARHIATRERHEGLVMAIAFESLVKLVALCSIGLFALYGVFGGPDGLEVWLLQNQEALSTLHTPLAEGPWRTLLLVFFAAAIVMPHMFHMTFTENLNPRSLLSASWGLPLFLLPMSLAVPPILWAGLHLGASTNPEYFTLGLGISVDSPALALTAFVGGISAASGLIIVMTLALSGMVLNHLVLPLYQPPAEGNIYRWLKWTRRALIAAIIMAGYAFYLLLGAEQDLSNLGIVSFVATLQFLPGALAVLYWPTANRRGFIAGLVAGMLVWGATMLTPLVANMQSIYLPLFNSLYVLDDTTWHLAALASLAANVLVFTLVSLFTEASDEEKGAAEACAVDNVRRPQRRELIAVSPQEFASQLAKPLGAKTAQREVEQALRDLHLPFDERRPYALRRLRDRIEANLSGLMGPSVAQDMVETFLPYKASSEAYVTEDIHFIESRLEDYHSRLTGLAAELDTLRRYHRQTLQDLPMGVCSLAKDQEILMWNRAIEDLTGVSAQRVVGSRLAALPDPWRGLLEGFIDAPDEHLHKQRLTIEGQTRWLNLHKAAIEEPLAPGNSGLVLLVEDLTETQSLEDKLIHSERLASIGRLAAGVAHEIGNPITGIACLAQNLREEREGDGELTEISGQILEQTKRVSRIVQSLMSFAHAGGKQVAAEPVCLADVAQEAIGLLSLNKRSIDVQFFNLCDPEHWVEGDSQRLAQVLINLLSNARDASPPNGAIRVRSEASEQTIDLIVEDEGSGIPKSIIDRLFEPFFTTKDPGKGTGLGLALVYSIVEEHYGQITIDSPADPERECGTRISVTLPRHPGPTAEQ; encoded by the coding sequence ATGCTGACGAGCTTTAGCCTCACCCAGCTGATCCTGATCAGCGCCTCCTACCTGATGGTCCTCTTCGGTGTCGCCTGGATCACCGAGCGCGGCTTCATTCCGCGCCGGCTGGTGCGCCATCCGCTGATCTACACCCTGTCGCTGGGCGTGTACGCCAGCGCCTGGGCCTTCTATGGCACGGTCGGGCTGGCCTACCAGTACGGCTACGGCTTCCTGGCGATCTACCTGGGCGTCTCCGGCGCCTTCCTGCTCGCGCCGGTGCTGCTCTACCCGATCCTGCGGATCACCCGGGCCTACCAGCTGTCGTCGCTGGCCGACCTGTTCGCCTTCCGCTTCCGTAGCACCTGGGCCGGCGCGCTGACCACGCTGTTCATGCTGATCGGCGTGCTGCCGATGCTGGCCTTGCAGATCCAGGCGGTGACCGACTCGATCAGCATCCTCACCCGCGAATCCGAACCCAACCGCGCGGCGCTGGCGTTCTGCGCGCTGATCACGCTGTTCGCCATCCTCTTCGGCGCGCGCCACATTGCGACCCGCGAGCGTCATGAAGGGCTGGTGATGGCCATCGCCTTCGAGTCGCTGGTGAAGCTGGTGGCGCTCTGCTCCATCGGCCTGTTCGCCCTCTATGGCGTGTTCGGCGGGCCGGACGGCCTGGAAGTGTGGCTGCTGCAGAACCAGGAAGCCCTGAGCACCCTGCACACGCCGCTGGCCGAAGGGCCGTGGCGCACGCTGCTGCTGGTGTTCTTCGCCGCGGCCATCGTGATGCCGCACATGTTCCACATGACCTTCACCGAGAACCTCAACCCGCGCTCGCTGCTGAGCGCCAGCTGGGGCCTGCCGTTGTTCCTGCTGCCGATGAGCCTCGCAGTACCACCGATCCTCTGGGCCGGCCTGCACCTGGGCGCCTCGACCAACCCGGAATACTTCACCCTCGGCCTGGGCATCTCGGTGGACAGCCCGGCCCTGGCGCTGACCGCGTTCGTCGGCGGCATCTCCGCCGCCAGCGGCCTGATCATCGTGATGACCCTGGCGCTCTCGGGCATGGTGCTCAACCACCTGGTGCTGCCGCTCTACCAGCCACCGGCCGAAGGCAACATCTACCGCTGGCTGAAATGGACCCGCCGCGCGCTGATCGCCGCGATCATCATGGCCGGCTATGCCTTCTACCTGCTGCTGGGCGCGGAGCAGGACCTGTCCAACCTGGGCATTGTCTCCTTCGTCGCCACCCTGCAGTTCCTCCCCGGCGCGCTGGCCGTGCTCTACTGGCCGACCGCCAACCGCCGCGGCTTCATCGCAGGTCTCGTGGCGGGGATGCTGGTGTGGGGCGCGACCATGCTCACCCCGCTGGTGGCGAACATGCAGAGCATCTATCTGCCGCTGTTCAACTCGCTCTATGTACTCGACGACACCACCTGGCACCTCGCCGCGCTCGCTTCGCTGGCCGCCAACGTGCTGGTGTTCACCCTGGTCTCGCTGTTCACCGAAGCCAGCGATGAAGAGAAAGGCGCCGCCGAAGCCTGCGCCGTGGACAACGTACGCCGCCCGCAGCGCCGCGAGCTGATCGCCGTCTCCCCGCAGGAATTCGCCAGCCAGCTGGCCAAGCCGCTGGGCGCGAAGACCGCCCAGCGCGAGGTGGAGCAGGCCCTGCGCGACCTGCACCTGCCCTTCGACGAACGCCGCCCCTATGCCCTGCGCCGCCTGCGCGACCGCATCGAGGCGAACCTCTCCGGCCTGATGGGCCCGAGCGTGGCGCAGGACATGGTGGAGACCTTCCTGCCCTACAAGGCCAGCAGCGAAGCCTACGTCACCGAGGACATCCACTTCATCGAGAGCCGCCTGGAGGACTACCACTCCCGGCTAACTGGCCTGGCCGCCGAACTCGACACCCTGCGCCGCTACCACCGCCAGACCCTGCAGGATCTGCCGATGGGCGTGTGCTCGCTGGCCAAGGACCAGGAAATCCTCATGTGGAACCGCGCCATCGAGGACCTCACCGGGGTCAGCGCGCAGCGCGTGGTCGGCTCGCGCCTGGCCGCCCTGCCCGATCCGTGGCGCGGCCTGCTGGAAGGCTTCATCGACGCCCCCGACGAGCACCTGCACAAGCAGCGCCTGACCATCGAGGGCCAGACCCGCTGGCTGAACCTGCACAAGGCGGCGATCGAGGAACCCCTTGCGCCCGGTAACAGTGGCCTGGTGCTGCTGGTCGAAGACCTCACCGAAACCCAGTCGCTGGAAGACAAGCTGATCCACTCCGAGCGCCTGGCCTCCATCGGCCGCCTCGCCGCCGGCGTGGCCCACGAGATCGGCAACCCGATCACCGGCATCGCCTGCCTGGCGCAGAACCTGCGCGAAGAGCGTGAAGGCGACGGCGAGCTGACCGAGATCAGCGGGCAGATCCTCGAACAGACCAAGCGCGTCTCGCGCATCGTGCAATCGCTGATGAGCTTCGCCCACGCGGGCGGCAAGCAGGTCGCGGCCGAGCCGGTGTGCCTGGCGGACGTCGCCCAGGAAGCCATCGGTCTGCTGTCGCTGAACAAGCGCAGCATCGACGTGCAGTTCTTCAACCTGTGCGATCCGGAACACTGGGTGGAAGGCGACTCCCAGCGTCTGGCCCAGGTGCTGATCAACCTGCTGTCCAACGCCCGCGACGCCTCCCCGCCCAACGGCGCGATCCGCGTGCGCAGCGAAGCTTCCGAGCAGACCATCGACCTGATCGTCGAGGACGAAGGCAGCGGAATACCCAAGTCGATCATCGACCGCCTGTTCGAGCCCTTCTTCACCACCAAGGACCCTGGCAAAGGGACCGGCCTGGGGCTCGCTCTGGTCTATTCGATCGTGGAAGAGCATTATGGGCAAATCACCATAGACAGCCCGGCTGACCCCGAACGCGAATGCGGAACCCGCATCAGCGTCACCTTGCCGCGGCATCCTGGCCCGACGGCCGAGCAGTAA
- a CDS encoding sigma-54-dependent transcriptional regulator: MAHILIVEDETIIRSALRRLLERNQYQVSEAGSVQEAQERYSIPSFDMIVSDLRLPGAPGTELIKLAQGTPVLIMTSYASLRSAVDSMKMGAVDYIAKPFDHDEMLQAVARILKDRQENRNAPAEARGNAKAADRSSGNTAPADGEIGIIGSCAPMQELYTKIRKVAPTDSNVLIQGESGTGKELVARALHNLSKRTKAPLISVNCAAIPETLIESELFGHEKGAFTGASAGRAGLVEAADGGTLFLDEIGELPLEAQARLLRVLQEGEIRRVGSVQSQKVDVRLIAATHRDLKMLAKTGQFREDLYYRLHVISLKLPPLRERGPDVMEIARSFLARQCSQMGRPSLTFSHEAEQAIRHYPWPGNVRELENAIERAVILSESQEIPADLLGIDIELDDLEDDFGDDGDLRPTNGSASNHEPTEDLSLEDYFQHFVLEHQDHMTETELARKLGISRKCLWERRQRLGIPRRKSGASADS, translated from the coding sequence ATGGCACATATCCTCATCGTCGAAGACGAAACCATCATCCGTTCCGCCCTGCGACGATTGCTCGAGCGCAACCAGTACCAGGTCAGCGAAGCTGGCTCGGTGCAGGAGGCGCAGGAGCGCTACAGCATCCCGTCGTTCGACATGATCGTCAGCGACCTGCGCCTGCCCGGCGCACCCGGCACCGAACTGATCAAGCTGGCCCAGGGCACTCCGGTGCTGATCATGACCAGCTATGCCAGCCTGCGCTCGGCAGTGGATTCGATGAAGATGGGCGCGGTGGACTACATCGCCAAGCCATTCGACCACGACGAGATGCTCCAGGCCGTGGCGCGTATCCTCAAGGATCGCCAGGAGAACCGTAACGCTCCCGCCGAAGCCCGCGGTAACGCCAAGGCCGCCGACCGTAGCAGCGGTAACACCGCCCCCGCGGACGGCGAGATCGGCATCATCGGCTCCTGCGCCCCCATGCAGGAGCTCTACACCAAGATCCGCAAGGTGGCGCCCACCGACTCCAATGTGCTGATCCAGGGAGAGTCGGGTACCGGCAAGGAACTGGTCGCCCGCGCGCTGCACAACCTGTCCAAGCGCACCAAGGCGCCGCTGATCTCGGTGAACTGCGCCGCGATCCCGGAAACCCTGATCGAATCCGAACTGTTCGGCCATGAGAAAGGTGCGTTCACCGGTGCCAGCGCCGGCCGTGCGGGCCTGGTAGAAGCGGCCGACGGCGGCACCCTGTTCCTCGACGAGATCGGCGAGCTGCCGCTCGAGGCCCAGGCGCGCCTGCTGCGCGTGCTGCAGGAAGGCGAGATCCGCCGCGTCGGCTCGGTACAGTCGCAGAAGGTCGACGTGCGCCTGATCGCCGCCACCCACCGCGACCTGAAGATGCTGGCCAAGACCGGCCAATTCCGCGAAGACCTCTATTACCGCCTCCACGTCATCTCGCTGAAACTGCCGCCCCTGCGCGAGCGCGGCCCTGACGTGATGGAAATCGCCCGCTCCTTCCTGGCGCGCCAGTGCTCCCAGATGGGGCGTCCGTCGCTGACCTTCTCCCACGAGGCCGAGCAGGCCATTCGTCACTATCCGTGGCCGGGTAACGTGCGCGAGCTGGAGAACGCCATCGAGCGCGCGGTGATCCTCAGCGAAAGCCAGGAAATCCCTGCCGACCTGCTGGGCATCGACATCGAGCTGGATGATCTGGAAGACGACTTCGGCGATGACGGCGACCTGCGCCCGACCAACGGCAGCGCCAGCAACCACGAGCCCACAGAGGACCTGTCGCTGGAGGACTACTTCCAGCACTTCGTCCTCGAGCACCAGGACCACATGACCGAGACCGAGCTGGCCCGCAAGCTGGGTATCAGCCGCAAATGCCTGTGGGAACGCCGCCAGCGCCTGGGTATCCCGCGCCGCAAATCCGGCGCATCGGCTGACTCGTAA
- the folK gene encoding 2-amino-4-hydroxy-6-hydroxymethyldihydropteridine diphosphokinase produces MSERVYIGLGSNLAEPRQQLEAALKALSQVPATKVAVVSPLYASDPLGPPDQPRYVNAVAALDTDLEPLALLDALQTIELEQGRIRKDERWGPRTLDLDILLFGERLIDEPRLTVPHYHMHARAFVLYPLADLAPQLRFPDGRTLAELLAACPFSGLERLS; encoded by the coding sequence ATGAGCGAGCGCGTGTACATCGGGCTCGGCAGCAATCTCGCCGAGCCGCGCCAGCAGCTGGAAGCCGCGCTGAAGGCGCTGTCGCAGGTCCCCGCCACCAAGGTGGCGGTGGTCTCCCCGCTCTACGCCAGCGATCCGCTGGGCCCGCCGGACCAGCCGCGCTACGTCAACGCCGTGGCCGCCCTGGATACCGACCTGGAGCCGCTTGCGCTGCTCGACGCCCTGCAGACCATCGAGCTGGAACAGGGCCGCATACGCAAGGACGAGCGCTGGGGACCGCGTACCCTCGACCTCGATATCCTGCTGTTCGGCGAGCGCCTGATCGACGAGCCGCGCCTGACCGTACCGCACTACCACATGCACGCCCGCGCCTTCGTGCTCTACCCGCTGGCGGACCTCGCTCCGCAACTGCGTTTCCCCGACGGGCGCACCCTGGCCGAGCTGCTCGCCGCCTGTCCGTTCAGCGGCCTCGAGCGCCTGTCCTGA
- the panB gene encoding 3-methyl-2-oxobutanoate hydroxymethyltransferase → MPDVTLTTLQGLKQSGEKIAMLTSYDATFAHTASLAGAEMLLIGDSLGMVLQGHDSTLPVTVEDMAYHTAAVKRGNKGALIVTDLPFESGTSLDQLLRDSVKVMQAGAHMVKLEGGAWLAEPIIRLAQMGIPVCAHLGLTPQAVNLFGGFKVQGRQENQARQLRADAIALEQAGAAVLLLECVPSALAKEITEAVKIPVIGIGAGAGTDGQVLVMHDMLGLSLSGRSPKFVKNFLEGQPDIQSAFAAYVKAVKDGTFPGPEHGFA, encoded by the coding sequence ATGCCTGATGTCACCCTGACCACCCTGCAAGGTCTCAAGCAAAGCGGCGAAAAGATCGCGATGCTGACCTCCTACGATGCCACTTTCGCCCATACGGCCAGTCTGGCCGGTGCCGAAATGCTGCTGATCGGTGACTCCCTGGGTATGGTGCTGCAAGGTCACGACAGCACGCTGCCGGTGACCGTAGAGGACATGGCCTACCACACCGCTGCCGTGAAACGCGGTAACAAGGGCGCGCTGATCGTCACCGATCTGCCGTTCGAATCCGGCACCTCGCTGGACCAGCTGCTGCGCGACTCGGTGAAGGTCATGCAGGCCGGCGCCCACATGGTCAAGCTCGAAGGCGGCGCCTGGCTCGCCGAGCCGATCATTCGCCTGGCCCAGATGGGCATCCCGGTGTGCGCGCACCTGGGCCTCACCCCGCAGGCCGTCAACCTGTTCGGCGGTTTCAAGGTCCAGGGCCGCCAGGAAAACCAGGCGCGCCAGCTGCGCGCCGACGCCATCGCCCTGGAGCAGGCCGGCGCTGCCGTGCTGCTGCTGGAGTGCGTGCCGTCCGCGCTGGCGAAGGAAATCACCGAAGCCGTGAAGATCCCGGTCATCGGCATCGGCGCTGGCGCCGGCACCGACGGCCAGGTGCTGGTGATGCACGACATGCTCGGCCTGTCGCTGTCCGGCCGTTCGCCGAAGTTCGTGAAGAACTTCCTCGAAGGCCAGCCCGACATCCAGTCCGCCTTCGCCGCCTACGTGAAGGCAGTGAAGGACGGCACCTTCCCCGGCCCGGAGCACGGTTTCGCCTGA
- the panC gene encoding pantoate--beta-alanine ligase: MNTVKTVRELRAAVARARSEGKRIALVPTMGNLHAGHAALVTKASQRADFVVASIFVNPLQFGPSEDLDKYPRTLAADQEKLLDAGCHLLFAPTVEEMYPDGMEGQTKLHVTGVSEGLCGGSRPGHFDGVATVVCKLFNMVQPDMALFGEKDFQQLAVIRKLVRDLNLPIQIFGEPTVRAEDGLALSSRNGYLTEEQRALAPVLQRTLKQLAERIRQGERDFPALLSEGRQQIEAAGLRIDYLEARESAGLRTATAQDHQLVILVAAFLGTTRLIDNLAFHID; this comes from the coding sequence ATGAATACAGTCAAGACAGTCCGCGAGCTGCGCGCCGCCGTGGCGCGCGCACGTAGCGAAGGCAAGCGCATTGCGCTGGTCCCGACCATGGGCAACCTGCACGCCGGCCACGCCGCGCTGGTGACCAAGGCCAGCCAGCGCGCCGACTTCGTGGTGGCGAGCATCTTCGTCAACCCGCTGCAGTTCGGCCCCAGCGAAGACCTGGACAAGTACCCGCGCACCCTGGCGGCGGACCAGGAGAAACTGCTCGATGCCGGCTGCCACCTGCTGTTCGCACCCACCGTCGAGGAGATGTATCCCGACGGCATGGAAGGCCAGACCAAACTGCATGTCACCGGAGTCTCCGAGGGCCTGTGCGGCGGCAGCCGTCCGGGTCACTTCGATGGCGTCGCCACGGTGGTCTGCAAGCTGTTTAACATGGTCCAGCCCGATATGGCGCTGTTCGGCGAGAAGGATTTCCAGCAGCTGGCGGTCATCCGCAAGCTGGTGCGCGACCTGAACCTGCCGATCCAGATCTTCGGCGAGCCCACTGTGCGCGCCGAGGACGGCCTGGCCCTGTCATCGCGCAACGGTTACCTCACCGAGGAGCAGCGCGCCCTCGCACCGGTCCTGCAGCGCACCCTGAAGCAACTGGCCGAGCGTATCCGCCAGGGCGAGCGTGACTTCCCCGCGTTGCTGTCCGAAGGCCGCCAGCAGATCGAAGCGGCCGGCCTGCGCATCGACTACCTCGAGGCCCGCGAGTCCGCCGGCCTGCGCACGGCCACGGCGCAAGACCATCAGCTGGTGATCCTGGTCGCCGCCTTCCTGGGCACCACCCGGCTGATCGACAACCTCGCCTTCCACATCGACTGA
- the panD gene encoding aspartate 1-decarboxylase — MQSIMLKAKLHRAEVTHAVLDYEGSCAIDGEWLDLSGIREYEQIQIYNVDNGERFTTYAIRGEEGSRMISVNGAAAHKAKVGDRVIICAYAQFSDAELEGYQPRMLYMAPGNELSHTSNAIPVQLA; from the coding sequence ATGCAGAGCATCATGCTCAAAGCCAAACTGCACCGCGCCGAAGTCACCCACGCCGTGCTCGACTATGAAGGCTCCTGCGCCATCGACGGCGAATGGCTCGATCTCTCCGGCATCCGCGAGTACGAACAGATCCAGATCTACAACGTCGACAATGGCGAACGCTTCACCACCTACGCCATCCGTGGCGAGGAAGGTTCGCGGATGATTTCCGTCAACGGCGCCGCCGCCCACAAGGCCAAGGTGGGTGACCGGGTGATCATCTGCGCGTACGCTCAGTTCAGCGACGCCGAGCTGGAAGGCTACCAGCCGCGCATGCTGTACATGGCGCCCGGCAACGAACTCAGCCACACCAGCAACGCCATCCCGGTTCAGCTCGCCTGA
- the pgi gene encoding glucose-6-phosphate isomerase — protein sequence MEHHLNPLDATKLASWQALAAHRQDLQNFTMREAFAEDPERFKRFSLAACGLFLDFSKNLIRQDTLDLLVKLAEEAKLGEAIGSMFRGEVINASERRPVLHTALRRPIGDKVLVDGVDVMPEVHRVLHQMTELVAAVHNGLWRGYTEKPITDVVNIGIGGSFLGPQLVSEALLPFAQKGVRCHYLANIDGSEFREMTAKLNAETTLFIVSSKSFGTLETLKNAQAARAWYLAQGGSEAELYRHFIAVSSNKEAASAFGIRPENVFPMWDWVGGRYSLWSAIGLPIAMSVGINNFKELLSGAYNMDQHFLTSPFEKNIPVLLGLLGVWYGDFWGARSHAILPYDYYLRNITDHLQQLDMESNGKSVRQDGTPVSAGTGPVIWGGVGCNGQHAYHQLLHQGTHLIPADFIVPVSSYNPVADHHQWLYANCLSQSQALMVGKSRAEAEAELRAKGVDEAEVQRLAPHKVIPGNRPSNTLVMERISARRLGALIAMYEHKVYVQSILWGINAFDQWGVELGKELGKAVYGRLVGSEESAAEDGSTQGLIDFFRGRHRG from the coding sequence ATGGAACACCACCTCAACCCGCTGGATGCCACCAAACTGGCAAGCTGGCAGGCATTGGCCGCACACCGCCAGGATCTGCAGAACTTCACCATGCGCGAGGCGTTCGCCGAGGACCCGGAGCGCTTCAAGCGTTTCTCCCTCGCCGCCTGCGGCCTGTTCCTCGACTTCTCGAAGAACCTGATCCGCCAGGACACCCTCGATCTGCTGGTGAAGCTCGCCGAGGAAGCCAAGCTGGGAGAGGCAATCGGGTCGATGTTCCGTGGCGAGGTGATCAACGCCTCCGAACGCCGCCCGGTGCTGCATACCGCACTGCGCCGCCCCATCGGCGACAAGGTGCTGGTCGACGGCGTCGACGTGATGCCCGAGGTGCACCGCGTACTGCATCAGATGACCGAACTGGTCGCCGCCGTGCACAACGGCCTGTGGCGCGGCTACACCGAGAAGCCGATCACCGACGTGGTGAACATCGGCATCGGTGGTTCCTTCCTTGGCCCGCAGCTGGTCTCCGAAGCGCTGCTGCCTTTCGCCCAGAAAGGCGTGCGTTGCCACTACCTGGCGAACATCGACGGCAGCGAATTCCGCGAGATGACCGCCAAGCTCAACGCCGAGACCACGCTGTTCATCGTCTCGTCGAAGTCCTTCGGCACCCTGGAAACCCTGAAGAACGCTCAGGCCGCCCGCGCCTGGTACCTGGCCCAGGGCGGCAGCGAGGCGGAGCTGTACCGCCACTTCATCGCCGTTTCCAGCAACAAGGAAGCGGCATCGGCCTTCGGCATCCGTCCGGAAAACGTCTTCCCGATGTGGGACTGGGTCGGCGGGCGTTACTCGCTGTGGTCGGCCATCGGCCTGCCGATCGCCATGTCGGTGGGTATCAACAACTTCAAGGAACTGCTGTCCGGCGCCTACAACATGGACCAGCACTTCCTCACTTCGCCGTTCGAGAAGAACATCCCGGTGCTGCTGGGCCTGCTCGGCGTCTGGTACGGCGACTTCTGGGGCGCACGCAGCCACGCGATCCTGCCCTACGACTACTACCTGCGGAACATCACCGACCACCTGCAGCAGCTGGACATGGAGTCCAACGGCAAGAGCGTGCGCCAGGACGGCACCCCGGTGTCCGCCGGCACCGGCCCGGTGATCTGGGGCGGCGTGGGCTGCAACGGCCAGCACGCGTACCACCAGCTGCTGCACCAGGGCACCCACCTGATCCCGGCCGACTTCATCGTCCCGGTGTCCAGCTACAACCCGGTGGCCGATCACCACCAGTGGCTGTACGCCAACTGCCTGTCGCAGAGCCAGGCCCTGATGGTCGGCAAGAGCCGCGCCGAGGCCGAGGCCGAGCTGCGCGCCAAGGGCGTCGACGAAGCTGAAGTGCAGCGCCTGGCGCCGCACAAGGTGATCCCGGGCAACCGCCCGAGCAACACCCTGGTGATGGAGCGCATCAGCGCCCGCCGCCTGGGCGCGCTGATTGCCATGTACGAGCACAAGGTCTACGTGCAGAGCATCCTCTGGGGCATCAACGCCTTCGACCAGTGGGGCGTGGAGCTGGGCAAGGAGCTGGGCAAGGCCGTCTACGGTCGCCTGGTCGGCAGCGAGGAAAGCGCCGCCGAAGACGGTTCCACCCAGGGCCTGATCGACTTCTTCCGCGGCCGTCACCGCGGCTGA
- a CDS encoding GlxA family transcriptional regulator → MNATHRVLLLVFPDFQLLDASGPADVFAAVDEHLPVAARPAYQLEAISPGGGLVRSSTGLELATGALPEPQQVAGCTLLVAGGHGVQAALQKGEVARWVAQAEPHAARCGAVCTGAFLLAQAGLLEGRPVVTHWRYAELLQRLFPGLRVMHDALFVRDAKFYSSAGVTAGMDLCLSLVEEDHGRDLSLRVARGLVMYLRRPGGQRQFSAELLAQQAPPDGQMERLVAWLRERLAEALDVEEMATQMAMSARTLHRHCQAEMGMTPAKLLLELRLEKASQLLEAGESSLKRVAQHAGFGNEYNLRRAFVQALGVTPGEYRQRFCRQERDGCEGAHPSVRHQPR, encoded by the coding sequence ATGAATGCTACTCACCGCGTTCTGTTGCTGGTCTTCCCGGATTTCCAGTTGCTCGATGCCAGCGGGCCGGCCGATGTATTCGCGGCAGTGGACGAGCACCTGCCGGTCGCTGCCCGCCCCGCCTACCAGCTTGAGGCGATATCGCCCGGTGGCGGACTGGTTCGCTCCAGCACCGGACTGGAGCTGGCGACAGGGGCCTTGCCGGAGCCGCAGCAGGTGGCCGGCTGTACCTTGCTGGTCGCGGGCGGCCATGGGGTGCAAGCGGCCCTGCAGAAAGGCGAGGTAGCGCGCTGGGTGGCGCAGGCTGAACCCCACGCTGCGCGCTGCGGGGCGGTCTGTACCGGGGCCTTTTTGCTGGCGCAGGCCGGGCTTCTGGAGGGGCGCCCGGTCGTTACCCACTGGCGTTACGCCGAACTGCTACAGCGGCTGTTTCCTGGCTTGCGGGTGATGCACGATGCCCTGTTCGTGCGCGACGCGAAGTTCTACAGCTCCGCCGGTGTGACGGCCGGGATGGACCTGTGCCTGAGCCTGGTGGAGGAGGACCATGGCCGCGACCTGTCGCTGCGGGTTGCTCGCGGGCTGGTGATGTACCTGCGTCGACCTGGCGGCCAGCGTCAGTTCAGCGCCGAGCTGCTGGCGCAGCAGGCGCCGCCGGACGGGCAGATGGAGCGTCTGGTGGCGTGGCTGCGGGAACGGCTGGCTGAGGCCCTGGATGTCGAGGAAATGGCGACGCAGATGGCCATGTCAGCGCGCACCCTGCATCGGCATTGCCAGGCGGAGATGGGCATGACGCCGGCGAAGCTGCTGTTGGAGTTGCGTCTGGAGAAAGCGAGCCAACTGCTGGAGGCGGGAGAATCGTCGCTCAAGCGCGTGGCACAGCACGCAGGATTTGGCAACGAGTACAACTTGCGGCGCGCCTTCGTGCAGGCGCTGGGCGTGACGCCCGGGGAGTATCGACAGCGCTTCTGCCGCCAGGAGCGGGACGGATGCGAAGGCGCGCATCCGTCCGTTCGCCATCAGCCGCGGTGA